A window from Staphylococcus succinus encodes these proteins:
- the mnmA gene encoding tRNA 2-thiouridine(34) synthase MnmA: MSNKDTRVVVGMSGGVDSSVTAHLLKEQGYDVIGIFMKNWDDTDENGFCTATEDYNDVIAVCNQIGIPYYAVNFEKEYWDKVFTYFLDEYKKGRTPNPDVMCNKEIKFKAFLEHALKLGADYVATGHYARIQRHEDGHVEMLRGIDNNKDQTYFLNQLSQDQLAHVMFPIGDIEKKEVRRIAEEQDLATAKKKDSTGICFIGERNFKEFLSQYLPAQSGEMRTLDGEKIGVHAGLMYYTIGQRHGLGIGGDGEPWFVVGKNLNDNILYVEQGFHHDALYSDYLIASDISFVNDVDLENGFECTAKFRYRQKDTKVFVTKENDNAIRVTFDVPVRAITPGQAVVLYDGDICLGGATIDDVYKQSGQLSYVV, encoded by the coding sequence GTGTCAAATAAAGATACACGTGTTGTTGTAGGCATGTCTGGTGGCGTAGATAGTTCTGTAACTGCACATTTATTAAAAGAACAAGGTTACGATGTCATAGGCATTTTCATGAAAAATTGGGACGATACAGATGAGAATGGTTTTTGTACAGCGACAGAAGATTATAATGATGTTATTGCAGTATGTAATCAAATAGGGATTCCATACTATGCGGTTAATTTCGAAAAAGAATATTGGGATAAAGTATTCACTTATTTCTTAGATGAATATAAAAAAGGACGTACACCAAATCCGGATGTAATGTGTAATAAAGAAATTAAATTCAAAGCGTTCTTAGAACACGCGTTGAAATTAGGTGCAGATTATGTGGCAACAGGTCATTATGCACGCATTCAGCGTCACGAAGATGGACATGTTGAAATGTTACGAGGGATTGATAATAACAAAGATCAAACTTATTTCTTAAATCAATTATCACAAGATCAATTAGCTCATGTGATGTTCCCAATCGGCGATATAGAGAAAAAAGAAGTACGTCGTATTGCTGAAGAGCAAGATTTAGCTACGGCTAAGAAAAAAGATTCAACTGGTATTTGTTTTATTGGTGAACGTAATTTTAAAGAATTTTTATCGCAATATTTACCAGCGCAATCAGGAGAAATGCGTACATTAGATGGTGAAAAAATCGGTGTTCATGCAGGTCTGATGTATTATACAATCGGTCAACGTCACGGTCTTGGCATTGGTGGAGATGGTGAACCATGGTTTGTTGTTGGAAAAAATTTAAATGATAATATTTTATATGTTGAACAAGGATTCCATCATGACGCACTTTACAGTGATTATTTAATTGCATCAGATATTTCTTTTGTAAATGACGTTGATTTAGAAAATGGTTTTGAATGTACTGCTAAATTTAGATATCGTCAAAAAGATACAAAAGTATTTGTAACCAAAGAAAACGATAACGCAATACGTGTTACTTTTGATGTGCCAGTACGTGCTATTACGCCTGGGCAAGCTGTCGTACTATATGATGGCGATATATGTTTAGGTGGCGCTACAATTGATGATGTCTATAAGCAATCGGGTCAATTAAGCTACGTTGTATAA
- a CDS encoding tetratricopeptide repeat protein encodes MNQEQIYKLIKQGNIEAAIKALFENIEQNPQEVENYINAGILIAEAGEVANAEKFFQKAITLDPHNGAIYYNLGNVYYNENRFTEAIKLYQQALKYNVDQVDTNYMIGMSFNQLEAFKEALPFLMTAAELDDRKDSEVQFQYGLVLCHLEMFEAAVTQLNHVLTLDEAHTDALYNLGLATYMQTEDPQQALQYFECAVAINPEHIMSQHAIKTFKAIAEED; translated from the coding sequence TTGAATCAAGAACAAATTTATAAATTAATCAAGCAAGGAAATATAGAAGCGGCAATTAAAGCATTATTTGAGAATATTGAGCAAAATCCACAAGAAGTTGAAAATTACATAAATGCAGGTATTTTAATTGCTGAAGCCGGAGAAGTAGCAAATGCAGAAAAATTCTTCCAAAAAGCAATTACATTAGATCCTCATAATGGTGCAATATATTATAATTTAGGCAATGTATATTATAATGAGAATCGATTTACTGAAGCGATTAAACTATATCAACAAGCCTTAAAATATAATGTTGACCAAGTAGATACTAACTACATGATAGGCATGTCCTTTAATCAATTAGAAGCATTTAAAGAAGCACTGCCATTTTTAATGACAGCAGCTGAGTTAGATGACCGTAAGGATAGTGAAGTACAATTTCAATATGGGTTAGTGCTTTGTCATTTAGAAATGTTTGAAGCAGCAGTAACACAACTGAATCATGTGTTAACTCTAGATGAGGCTCATACAGACGCTTTATATAACTTAGGTTTAGCAACGTATATGCAGACTGAAGATCCCCAACAAGCACTACAATATTTTGAATGTGCAGTTGCGATTAATCCAGAACACATTATGAGTCAACATGCTATTAAAACATTTAAAGCTATCGCAGAGGAGGATTAA